A stretch of the Sphingobacterium thalpophilum genome encodes the following:
- a CDS encoding ATP-dependent Clp protease adaptor ClpS, which yields MGTQTAEETFTLEEILASVKDSNRLILWNDDTNTFEHVIHCLMYHLQYTEPQAEKIAWKVHTEGKCAVLEGTFTEMEIYRKILKAEGLTVSVE from the coding sequence ATGGGTACCCAAACAGCTGAAGAAACCTTTACGTTAGAAGAGATATTAGCGTCTGTTAAGGACTCTAATCGCCTTATTTTATGGAATGACGATACGAATACATTCGAACATGTGATCCATTGCCTGATGTACCATCTGCAGTATACCGAACCGCAGGCGGAAAAGATTGCCTGGAAGGTGCATACCGAAGGTAAATGTGCGGTACTGGAAGGTACGTTTACCGAGATGGAAATATACCGCAAGATTTTGAAAGCGGAAGGGCTGACGGTATCCGTGGAATAA
- a CDS encoding outer membrane beta-barrel family protein produces MLFNAKSFKFLLLVFLLPVAVFGQTGQIKAILIDSKTSKPISSASAALLDADDDSYIKGAQSVDQGFLLFSDIKPGKYRVRISYVGYETQTVEGIEVVASKTKDLGRVGLVSTGELLDEVVVEGRVPAMQIGIDRKTFNVGESLVSAGGTATDVLANVPTLQVDQDGSVSLRGSSSVKILIDGRESALAGNDVTSLLQSLPANSIEKVEVITNPSSKYDAEGQTGIINIVLKKNIRTGLNGSVNTSAGSYDNYMAGITLNYRDKKFNYFGSYNFNKRNMVGSGAVDNIFKNNSSRISNNSESSRKGTSHTVKAGVDYNISDRTSLSFSGNLSVRDNNRVEDLTYNYFNHPTLSGTSKRNSKQLEDDLGYEFTMDFRHQFKRQGEELTANASYGRDKEDGTNDFYQIFSSEAPNTGRQNRTSEDGKNINIQADYVLPFSEHSKFEAGYRSQIRKSFDTQFSDTLGANNKYVPDYGISNDFDFTSSVHALYANYQGKLSDKIGYQLGLRAEQFNLKSTYFSKDPAVVDKETRATQDFFRLYPTLFLTYNVGDDGDKLQFSYSRRVQRARGWQVNPFLNVSDDMNRRQGNPNLKPEDVHGFELSFAKTFGKVNLISSAYFNHTSQVMQPYVYYVDTASSVTYSRWENLTSRNLSGFEFISKVNATKDFDFTFNLNLININYKANEAYNIKGSNGFAYNSNLTANYRFTPTFSAQLRGEYNSSRVMAQGKMNAMKGVDIALKKDVFNKKASIMFNVRDVFNTRRMRGFTETPQLSSNFEHRWMKRMFTLSLSYRFGSQDLNKSKKRETNTNEINGGGEEY; encoded by the coding sequence ATGTTGTTTAACGCTAAATCGTTTAAATTTTTATTACTTGTATTTCTTCTACCAGTTGCAGTCTTCGGACAGACTGGTCAAATCAAAGCTATTCTCATCGATAGCAAAACTTCTAAACCTATTTCGTCTGCCAGTGCAGCACTTTTGGATGCAGACGACGATTCTTATATCAAAGGTGCTCAGTCTGTAGATCAGGGATTTTTATTATTTTCAGATATCAAACCGGGTAAATATCGTGTCCGGATTTCCTATGTAGGGTATGAGACGCAGACGGTTGAAGGGATTGAAGTTGTCGCTTCGAAAACCAAAGATCTAGGTCGCGTGGGGCTCGTCTCCACAGGTGAATTACTGGATGAAGTGGTGGTTGAAGGGCGAGTGCCAGCTATGCAGATCGGCATTGACCGCAAGACCTTCAACGTCGGAGAGAGCCTGGTGAGTGCGGGCGGTACCGCGACAGATGTTCTGGCCAATGTGCCTACGTTGCAGGTCGATCAGGACGGATCCGTCAGCCTCAGAGGGTCGAGCAGCGTCAAGATTTTAATAGATGGCAGAGAGTCTGCATTGGCGGGCAATGATGTGACCTCCCTATTGCAGAGCCTTCCGGCCAATTCCATTGAGAAAGTAGAGGTGATTACTAATCCCTCGTCCAAATACGATGCTGAGGGACAGACGGGTATTATCAATATAGTTTTAAAGAAAAATATCCGGACAGGCCTCAATGGATCAGTGAATACCTCGGCAGGATCTTATGATAATTATATGGCCGGAATCACGTTGAACTATCGGGACAAGAAGTTTAACTATTTTGGATCGTATAATTTCAACAAACGGAATATGGTGGGAAGCGGGGCTGTCGACAATATTTTCAAAAATAACAGTAGCCGGATTTCAAACAATTCGGAATCCTCGAGGAAAGGCACGAGTCATACGGTGAAAGCAGGGGTAGATTACAATATTTCGGATCGGACTTCATTGAGCTTTTCGGGTAACCTGAGCGTGAGAGATAATAACCGCGTGGAGGACTTAACTTATAACTACTTTAACCACCCCACACTGTCGGGAACGAGTAAAAGAAACTCGAAGCAGCTCGAAGATGACCTGGGATACGAGTTTACGATGGACTTTCGCCATCAATTTAAGCGGCAGGGAGAAGAGCTGACGGCCAATGCCAGCTATGGCCGCGATAAGGAAGATGGAACCAATGATTTTTATCAGATATTTAGTTCCGAAGCCCCAAATACTGGCCGACAGAATAGGACCTCCGAAGACGGTAAGAATATCAATATACAGGCAGACTACGTATTGCCCTTTTCGGAACACAGCAAGTTTGAAGCTGGATACCGCTCACAGATCAGAAAGTCATTTGATACCCAGTTTTCGGATACATTGGGCGCCAACAACAAGTACGTGCCAGATTATGGAATCAGCAATGATTTTGATTTTACTTCTTCTGTACATGCGTTATATGCGAATTACCAGGGCAAGTTGTCTGATAAGATCGGTTATCAGCTGGGTTTGCGTGCAGAACAGTTTAATTTGAAGTCGACCTACTTCTCTAAAGATCCGGCTGTTGTGGATAAGGAAACAAGAGCTACACAAGATTTTTTTAGACTCTATCCGACATTGTTTTTGACCTATAATGTTGGTGACGATGGTGATAAGTTGCAATTTAGTTATTCGCGGAGAGTACAACGGGCCAGAGGCTGGCAGGTCAATCCCTTTTTGAATGTTTCTGACGATATGAACAGAAGGCAAGGTAATCCCAACCTGAAGCCCGAAGATGTTCACGGTTTTGAATTGAGCTTTGCTAAAACTTTCGGGAAGGTCAACTTGATCTCTTCGGCCTACTTTAACCACACGAGTCAGGTGATGCAACCTTACGTCTATTATGTGGATACCGCTAGTAGCGTTACCTATAGCCGCTGGGAAAATTTGACGAGCCGGAATCTATCGGGTTTTGAATTCATTTCTAAGGTGAATGCGACGAAGGACTTTGATTTTACCTTTAACCTCAACTTGATCAATATCAATTACAAAGCGAACGAAGCTTATAACATCAAAGGTTCCAATGGTTTCGCCTACAATTCCAATTTAACAGCGAATTACCGCTTTACGCCAACATTTTCGGCGCAGCTGCGGGGGGAATATAACTCGTCGCGGGTGATGGCGCAGGGAAAAATGAATGCGATGAAAGGTGTTGATATCGCCTTGAAAAAAGATGTATTCAACAAAAAGGCTTCTATCATGTTTAATGTGAGGGACGTTTTCAATACCAGACGGATGCGGGGCTTTACAGAGACACCACAGTTAAGTTCTAATTTTGAGCATCGTTGGATGAAGAGAATGTTTACCTTGTCACTTTCATATCGCTTTGGCAGTCAGGATTTAAATAAGTCCAAAAAGAGGGAAACGAACACAAATGAAATAAATGGTGGCGGAGAAGAATATTAA
- a CDS encoding 3-keto-disaccharide hydrolase codes for MKLLKTVLAVSVMAFSAQLNTAVAQAKKEVPAYKILDLPRVDIKKFKKNKAGAYVIFDGSSMEGWRGYNKTDIPKKWVIDQGAIKYDSHANVGKDQGGDLIFAHDFKNFELELEWKVAKGANSGIFFLAKEVEGQPIYISSPECQVLDNENHPDAKMGVDGNRKSTSLYDMIPAKPQNGKPYGEWNKVKIRVNNGKVEHFQNGVKVVEYTLWDKSWIDLLQKSKFSQEKWPLAFELLSHVGGDSKSGVIGLQDHGDDVWFRNITVKVLK; via the coding sequence ATGAAGTTATTAAAGACAGTTCTCGCAGTATCGGTAATGGCTTTTTCGGCTCAACTTAATACAGCGGTGGCGCAAGCAAAGAAGGAAGTCCCTGCGTATAAAATTTTGGATTTACCGCGTGTGGACATCAAGAAATTCAAAAAGAATAAAGCTGGTGCCTATGTGATTTTTGATGGCAGCTCAATGGAAGGCTGGAGAGGATATAATAAAACTGATATTCCAAAGAAGTGGGTGATTGATCAAGGAGCGATCAAGTACGATAGTCATGCCAATGTGGGCAAGGATCAGGGCGGTGATCTGATCTTCGCGCATGATTTTAAAAATTTTGAACTGGAGCTGGAATGGAAGGTTGCAAAGGGTGCAAATTCGGGTATTTTCTTTTTGGCGAAAGAAGTTGAGGGCCAGCCCATTTACATTTCCTCACCTGAATGCCAGGTGCTGGACAACGAAAACCACCCAGATGCCAAAATGGGGGTAGACGGCAACCGTAAATCGACATCATTGTATGATATGATCCCGGCGAAGCCACAAAACGGCAAACCATACGGCGAATGGAACAAGGTCAAAATCCGTGTAAACAATGGTAAAGTAGAACATTTTCAAAATGGTGTGAAGGTCGTGGAATATACCTTGTGGGATAAATCCTGGATTGATTTATTACAGAAAAGTAAATTTAGCCAAGAAAAATGGCCATTGGCTTTTGAGCTGCTTAGCCATGTCGGCGGAGATAGCAAGTCAGGCGTGATCGGTCTTCAGGACCATGGCGATGACGTTTGGTTTAGAAACATCACTGTGAAGGTGTTAAAATAG
- a CDS encoding RagB/SusD family nutrient uptake outer membrane protein has product MKKSSYIYHSVLIGSLLLGSCSSSFLDVEPMTSVLENNFYKTVADAEMALVGCYDGYQRTTSNGNQSFYITAEVAGDNCFGGTGTTDGRAFQAIDRFDIAQSQSDNNIFDGTWSDYYAGIFRCNTLLGKLDGTDFTGNTTARTRIEGETKFLRALMYFDLVRLFEKVPLLTVPTNDNIPQSDPKEIYKLIVSDLKFAAANIPADAYPKSAAATNDGRATPFAAKALLARVYLFYAGYYGSEDIGVSKAEALAGLEDIVSSGQFALVADFKNLWPAASYIPNASDNTLDISKYAGKGNSEVVFAQKFNNTSNYNGYVDGNRWVVFLGLRGKNWSPYGQGWGACTVSKSFFNEFDNNDTRKSASIIDIEGEKITGFNLKDQREYTGYAVKKYAPTALPDGTTNTGGDKDMQLSQDQDYFVIRYADVLLMAAELGSANAQKYFDEVRKRAYKEHFVAVAATKNNILKERKFEFAFEGIRYWDVLRQGLNNAAAILETSEDVLSGSVSEKVTVTKDKFLKTRGFMQIPNKQITLSNGVLKQNEGWN; this is encoded by the coding sequence ATGAAAAAATCGAGTTATATCTATCATTCAGTACTTATTGGATCCTTGTTGTTGGGCTCATGCTCATCCAGTTTTCTGGATGTCGAACCCATGACGAGCGTCCTGGAAAACAATTTTTATAAAACTGTGGCAGATGCTGAGATGGCCCTCGTCGGCTGTTACGATGGTTACCAACGTACCACTTCCAATGGAAACCAGTCTTTTTACATAACGGCGGAAGTGGCCGGCGATAACTGCTTTGGCGGGACGGGTACAACAGACGGGCGCGCATTTCAGGCGATAGACCGTTTTGATATTGCCCAGTCGCAATCGGATAACAATATTTTTGATGGTACCTGGTCCGATTACTATGCCGGTATCTTCCGATGTAACACCTTGCTGGGGAAATTGGACGGAACAGATTTTACAGGGAACACGACAGCGCGTACACGGATCGAAGGCGAAACTAAATTTTTACGGGCACTGATGTACTTTGATCTGGTGCGTCTCTTCGAAAAGGTACCTCTGCTGACGGTTCCGACAAATGACAACATCCCCCAGTCCGATCCAAAGGAAATCTATAAACTGATCGTTTCCGACCTGAAGTTTGCTGCTGCCAATATTCCTGCGGACGCTTACCCCAAGTCGGCTGCCGCGACCAATGATGGACGGGCGACACCTTTTGCTGCAAAAGCACTATTGGCCCGTGTCTATTTATTCTACGCAGGATATTATGGCAGTGAAGATATCGGCGTTTCTAAAGCAGAAGCCCTGGCGGGGCTAGAAGACATCGTCAGCAGCGGCCAATTTGCGCTGGTGGCAGATTTCAAGAATCTGTGGCCGGCAGCAAGTTATATTCCCAATGCCAGCGACAATACGCTGGACATCTCAAAATATGCAGGAAAGGGTAATTCCGAAGTGGTTTTTGCACAGAAATTCAACAACACTTCCAATTACAATGGCTATGTTGATGGCAACCGTTGGGTGGTATTTCTTGGCCTCCGCGGTAAGAATTGGTCTCCCTACGGTCAGGGGTGGGGCGCCTGTACGGTGAGCAAAAGTTTTTTCAACGAATTTGACAACAACGATACCCGAAAGTCTGCCTCAATTATTGATATCGAAGGTGAAAAGATCACCGGATTTAATCTGAAAGATCAGCGTGAGTATACTGGGTATGCCGTGAAGAAATATGCACCGACGGCGCTGCCCGATGGGACTACCAATACAGGGGGAGATAAGGATATGCAGCTCTCGCAGGATCAGGATTACTTTGTCATCCGTTATGCAGATGTGCTGCTGATGGCTGCCGAACTAGGCTCTGCAAATGCACAGAAATATTTCGACGAAGTGCGAAAACGAGCCTATAAAGAGCATTTTGTGGCGGTTGCTGCTACCAAAAACAACATTCTTAAGGAACGAAAGTTTGAGTTCGCTTTTGAAGGTATCCGTTATTGGGATGTATTGCGGCAGGGGCTAAATAACGCTGCGGCTATCCTTGAAACGTCTGAAGATGTCCTGAGCGGCTCTGTTTCTGAAAAAGTCACTGTTACGAAGGACAAGTTTCTGAAGACGAGAGGGTTTATGCAGATTCCAAATAAACAGATCACTTTGTCCAATGGTGTACTAAAACAGAATGAAGGCTGGAATTAA
- a CDS encoding glycoside hydrolase family 43 protein, with protein MRHISSVIYVTFLLFYLPVAFGQAGFKNPVIRGFNPDPSICRVGEDFYLVTSSFEYFPGLPIYHSKDLVHWEQGGHCLTRSSQLQLANAHSSGGLFAPSIRYHDGLFYVICTNVSDKGNFYCTAENPAGPWSDPTWVDIKSIDPDIFWDDDGQSYFVTQGDEGIRVTAIDLESGKLRSSERLVWAGTGGRFPEAPHIYKKDGYYYLLLGEGGTEYAHSASIGRSRSIWGPYESCPLNPILSHSNRLGQGSPIQGVGHADFIQAADGSWWTVFLGFRVTQPYSYYHILGRETFLAPVSWPKDGWPQINGNGIIQLDMQVATLPKVTFTAPPVRDEFNQPELGLSWQYLRNPDSASYSLSERRGSLRLSTSPVTLNEIGSPSFIGRRQTEHDFEAGTQLEFVAKADNEEAGLTLYQTNSHHYDFFVRRKGKDYFLQLRVHVGSLQYIVAEKKISGNKVELKISGTASSYQFAYKESPMDKITIVGNVDTRYLSTEVAGGFTGVMVGLFTSSNGKPTNAQAFFDWFDYRAAL; from the coding sequence ATGAGGCACATAAGCTCAGTTATCTATGTTACTTTTCTGCTATTTTACCTGCCTGTTGCTTTTGGACAGGCGGGATTTAAAAATCCGGTTATCAGAGGATTTAATCCCGATCCGAGCATCTGCCGGGTAGGAGAAGACTTCTATCTGGTAACTTCCTCATTTGAGTATTTCCCGGGCTTACCTATTTATCACAGTAAAGATCTGGTGCATTGGGAACAGGGCGGACATTGTCTGACACGGTCTTCGCAGCTACAGCTCGCGAATGCGCACTCTTCAGGCGGATTATTTGCACCGTCCATCCGTTACCACGATGGCTTGTTTTATGTGATCTGTACCAATGTGTCCGATAAAGGAAACTTTTACTGCACGGCGGAAAATCCCGCCGGCCCTTGGAGCGATCCGACCTGGGTAGATATAAAAAGTATAGATCCTGACATTTTTTGGGATGATGATGGGCAGAGTTATTTTGTCACTCAGGGAGACGAAGGTATCCGGGTAACGGCGATAGATCTGGAGAGCGGTAAGCTGCGGTCTTCCGAACGACTGGTATGGGCGGGGACTGGAGGACGTTTTCCTGAAGCACCCCATATCTATAAAAAAGATGGCTATTATTACCTGTTGTTGGGTGAGGGCGGAACGGAGTATGCACATAGTGCAAGTATAGGGCGCAGCCGTTCCATATGGGGACCTTATGAATCATGTCCGCTCAATCCGATTCTGTCCCATTCCAACCGGCTGGGGCAGGGGAGCCCAATCCAGGGGGTAGGGCATGCCGATTTCATTCAGGCCGCGGACGGCTCCTGGTGGACGGTATTTCTGGGCTTTCGTGTGACTCAGCCTTACAGCTATTACCATATTCTGGGAAGGGAAACTTTTTTGGCACCGGTGAGCTGGCCTAAAGATGGCTGGCCGCAGATCAACGGAAATGGTATTATACAGCTCGACATGCAGGTTGCTACCTTGCCTAAGGTCACCTTTACCGCACCACCTGTACGGGATGAGTTTAACCAGCCCGAATTAGGTTTGTCCTGGCAATATTTACGTAATCCCGATTCGGCCAGTTACTCACTGTCTGAACGACGGGGGAGCCTACGCTTATCGACCAGTCCAGTTACATTGAACGAAATCGGTTCACCATCGTTCATCGGTAGAAGGCAGACAGAACATGACTTTGAAGCAGGCACACAACTGGAATTCGTAGCCAAGGCCGACAATGAGGAGGCCGGACTGACACTCTATCAAACGAATTCTCACCACTATGATTTTTTTGTCAGACGTAAAGGAAAGGATTATTTTCTACAGTTAAGGGTACATGTGGGGTCACTGCAATATATCGTCGCCGAAAAGAAAATATCGGGCAATAAGGTAGAGCTGAAAATCTCCGGTACAGCTTCATCTTATCAATTTGCATATAAAGAGTCTCCCATGGATAAAATTACGATAGTAGGAAACGTAGACACCCGTTACCTCAGTACAGAGGTGGCGGGTGGTTTTACCGGCGTGATGGTCGGCTTATTTACAAGTTCCAATGGCAAGCCGACGAATGCACAGGCATTTTTTGACTGGTTTGATTACCGTGCAGCGCTTTGA
- a CDS encoding glycoside hydrolase family 2 TIM barrel-domain containing protein produces the protein MLYLFSIVQYSRIWGTLYIWLAMALTVAGQSRQELNFNRGWWFKLDSSRQYVSEKRGEGWRLLDLPHDWSIEQPFRQHSPAGSGAAYLDGGIGWYQKSFVLPASAVGQRVFIAFEGIYQNSEVWINGHFLGRRPNGYIGFEYELSAYLHKLGRENVLTVKVNNKEQPNSRFYSGSGIYRDVKLVIRNPVSLATGGTFIKTLHLDESRALVNVGLEIENTKGDAPITVLTELISPQGKVVASKQSRLNKLRAGMTRCSQDVSIDRPILWDIESPHQYKAVVQLLANGRVLDRQETKFGLRQFSFDEKQGFVLNGRQRKIRGVCLHSDLGALGMAFNRSAALRQLRLMKQMGANGIRTSHNPAAPALLDLCDSLGFVVMSETFDVWKGQKNPFDYHLYWDQWHQRDFADHVKRDRNHPSLFIWCLGNEAQEQWHARADGKTIPMALSAIVDSLDGTRPTTIANNEMSKDNPVLMSTAVDLVGYNYNHKKWASFPQDHPGKKFIVTESTSALASRGQYDLVPYDSVRMWPERWDIPFDGGNNDKSISAYDHVFTPWGSDHHTSLKLLETYDHIAGMYVWTGFDYLGEPTPYTWPARSSYFGIVDLAGFPKDVYYLYQSVWTKEPVLHLLPHWNWQQGDRVDVVVYFNQADRVELYLNGKKIGDQAKNADRYDLVFKGIAYEAGTLEAVSYRHGQKVRSSSVRTAAEPYQIKLIAESPTLDVDAKELSFIHAYIVDQFGTLVPEASPEIEFGVEGDGANLVATDNGNTVDHSRFQSRSRRAFHGKALAIVMGGKPGSIVVTAKSPGLHPGRVEVRAR, from the coding sequence ATGCTTTATCTATTTTCTATTGTGCAGTATTCCCGGATATGGGGCACCCTGTACATTTGGCTGGCCATGGCGCTGACGGTGGCCGGACAGTCACGGCAGGAACTTAATTTTAATAGGGGCTGGTGGTTTAAGCTTGATTCAAGCCGGCAATACGTGAGCGAAAAAAGGGGTGAAGGTTGGCGTTTGTTGGACCTGCCGCACGATTGGAGCATAGAACAGCCATTTCGGCAACATAGCCCCGCCGGCAGCGGTGCCGCATACCTCGACGGGGGAATCGGATGGTATCAAAAGTCCTTTGTTCTTCCTGCGTCTGCCGTGGGGCAGCGTGTATTCATAGCGTTTGAAGGGATCTATCAAAACAGTGAAGTCTGGATCAATGGGCATTTTCTTGGAAGAAGGCCCAACGGTTATATCGGATTTGAGTATGAACTTTCTGCCTATCTGCATAAGCTGGGTAGAGAGAATGTACTCACCGTCAAGGTCAACAACAAGGAGCAGCCCAACTCACGTTTTTATTCGGGCTCCGGTATTTACCGCGATGTGAAACTGGTGATCCGCAATCCGGTCAGTTTGGCAACAGGTGGCACTTTTATTAAAACATTGCACCTCGATGAGAGCCGCGCGCTCGTTAATGTAGGACTTGAAATTGAAAATACCAAAGGGGATGCCCCCATTACGGTACTGACGGAGCTGATCTCCCCACAGGGAAAAGTGGTTGCAAGTAAGCAGAGCAGGCTGAACAAGCTTAGGGCAGGTATGACTAGATGCAGTCAGGATGTAAGCATAGACCGTCCGATATTATGGGATATCGAAAGTCCCCATCAATATAAAGCTGTGGTACAGCTCCTGGCCAACGGGCGTGTGCTCGACCGTCAGGAAACAAAGTTTGGCCTGCGTCAGTTTTCCTTTGACGAGAAACAGGGATTTGTGCTCAATGGCAGGCAGCGTAAGATCAGAGGCGTATGTTTACATAGTGATCTGGGCGCTTTAGGTATGGCATTTAACCGGTCAGCAGCATTGCGGCAGCTGCGTCTGATGAAACAGATGGGAGCGAACGGTATCCGTACCTCACATAATCCGGCGGCACCCGCGCTGCTGGATCTCTGTGACAGTCTGGGGTTTGTCGTGATGAGCGAGACTTTTGATGTGTGGAAAGGCCAGAAGAACCCCTTTGATTATCATTTGTACTGGGACCAATGGCATCAGCGCGACTTTGCAGATCACGTAAAGCGTGACCGTAATCATCCTTCGCTGTTTATCTGGTGTCTGGGCAATGAGGCACAGGAGCAGTGGCACGCGAGAGCCGATGGAAAAACCATTCCTATGGCCTTGTCAGCGATCGTGGATAGCCTGGACGGTACACGGCCCACCACCATTGCCAACAATGAAATGTCCAAAGACAATCCTGTGTTAATGAGTACGGCTGTTGATTTGGTAGGCTATAACTATAACCACAAAAAATGGGCGAGTTTTCCGCAGGATCATCCCGGAAAAAAATTTATAGTGACGGAGAGCACCTCCGCACTGGCAAGCCGTGGGCAATATGATCTGGTCCCTTATGATTCTGTTAGAATGTGGCCTGAGCGATGGGATATTCCATTTGACGGCGGTAACAACGATAAGAGCATATCGGCCTATGATCATGTATTTACGCCTTGGGGATCGGATCACCATACAAGCTTGAAGCTGCTGGAAACCTATGATCATATTGCGGGCATGTATGTTTGGACAGGATTTGACTATCTGGGCGAACCTACACCGTATACCTGGCCGGCGCGCAGTTCCTATTTTGGCATCGTCGATTTAGCCGGATTTCCGAAGGATGTATATTACCTCTATCAGAGTGTATGGACCAAGGAGCCTGTTTTGCATCTATTGCCACATTGGAACTGGCAGCAAGGTGACCGTGTGGATGTCGTCGTTTACTTCAATCAAGCCGATCGGGTGGAACTCTATCTCAATGGTAAAAAGATCGGCGATCAGGCCAAAAATGCAGATCGATACGACCTTGTTTTTAAAGGGATTGCGTATGAGGCGGGGACACTGGAGGCCGTCTCTTATCGTCACGGACAAAAAGTACGGAGCAGCAGTGTAAGAACAGCAGCCGAGCCTTATCAGATTAAATTGATTGCGGAAAGCCCCACATTGGACGTCGATGCGAAAGAACTTTCGTTTATACACGCCTATATTGTTGATCAGTTTGGTACCCTTGTTCCTGAGGCGTCGCCGGAAATCGAATTTGGGGTTGAAGGAGATGGAGCGAATCTTGTTGCGACGGACAATGGGAATACAGTGGATCATTCCCGTTTTCAGTCCAGATCGCGCCGTGCTTTTCATGGGAAGGCGCTGGCAATTGTGATGGGAGGGAAGCCCGGAAGTATTGTTGTTACGGCAAAAAGCCCTGGCCTTCATCCAGGGAGGGTGGAGGTGCGTGCTAGATAA
- a CDS encoding 3-oxoacyl-ACP synthase III family protein, whose amino-acid sequence MYQSKIAGIGYYVPKNVYTNNDLTRFMDTSDEWIQERTGIKERRYADRIGETTTTMAVEAAKIAIERANITTEEVDFVIFATLSPDYYFPGCAVLLQREMGMKEIGALDIRNQCSGFIYALSVADQFVKTGMYKNVLVVGSEKHSFALDFSTRGRAVSVIFGDGAGAVVLQPSTETGSGILSTHLHSDGADAEKLAMYYPGASSGIWLDQMPNWPEQELGGLLMTKEMLDDGTAFPYMDGQTVFKKAVVKFPEVIHEALAKNGLTASDIDLLIPHQANLRISQFVQKTLGLTDEQVFNNIQKYGNTTAASIPIALCEAWEEGKIKAGDLICLAAFGAGFTWGSALIRW is encoded by the coding sequence ATGTACCAGTCAAAAATCGCGGGAATTGGCTATTATGTCCCCAAAAACGTGTATACCAATAATGACTTAACCCGTTTTATGGATACGAGTGACGAATGGATCCAGGAACGTACCGGGATCAAGGAACGCCGCTACGCTGACCGCATCGGGGAGACCACCACCACCATGGCTGTCGAAGCCGCCAAAATAGCGATAGAACGGGCCAATATTACTACAGAAGAGGTAGACTTCGTTATATTCGCCACCTTATCACCGGACTATTATTTTCCGGGCTGCGCCGTACTGCTACAACGAGAGATGGGCATGAAAGAAATTGGAGCCTTGGATATCCGAAACCAGTGTTCGGGGTTTATATATGCCTTATCTGTCGCTGATCAATTCGTCAAAACCGGAATGTACAAAAATGTACTTGTGGTCGGATCCGAAAAGCATTCCTTTGCCTTGGACTTCTCCACCCGGGGTCGTGCCGTATCCGTGATTTTTGGTGACGGCGCCGGCGCAGTCGTACTACAGCCATCCACAGAAACAGGCAGCGGTATCTTAAGCACCCATTTGCATTCAGATGGTGCCGATGCCGAAAAATTGGCCATGTATTATCCCGGGGCATCAAGTGGTATCTGGCTGGATCAAATGCCAAACTGGCCGGAGCAGGAACTGGGAGGGCTATTGATGACAAAAGAAATGCTGGATGATGGTACCGCATTTCCATATATGGACGGACAGACGGTCTTTAAAAAAGCTGTCGTGAAATTTCCGGAAGTGATCCACGAAGCACTGGCAAAGAATGGACTGACGGCAAGTGATATCGATCTCCTCATTCCACATCAGGCCAATCTGCGTATTTCACAATTTGTGCAGAAAACCCTGGGATTAACTGATGAACAGGTATTCAATAATATTCAGAAATATGGCAATACCACCGCAGCATCCATCCCCATAGCGCTATGTGAAGCCTGGGAGGAAGGAAAGATCAAAGCAGGAGATCTCATTTGCCTGGCTGCCTTTGGCGCGGGTTTCACCTGGGGCTCCGCATTGATCAGATGGTAA